GTCCGAAAATTGTAGCGACAAGTTCTGGATTTGATTCGATGATGGATTGAGTAATGTTGTATTGTTGTTCATTACTTAAATTCTCACCACCGCTTAGTCCTTTTTGTTCAAGTTCTATACGCAAGCGTTCCTTGGCAATTTCGATTTTTTCTAATTCGTTAAGATAACTCAATTTGTCACGTATTGCTTTATTTTTACGCTCGGTTGTCCTAGTTAAAGCCTCTTCATGTTTTAACAAATCATCGATTACACGGAATTCATTTTCGGTAATCTCTGTAACCACAAGTTCATCTTTTTTAAAAGGAACTGAAGTGGTCGAACCTGAATATTCATCATACACGGTACCAATGTCTTTAATGGACATTCGCTCTTTCAATACCTTACGCTGCTTTTCAGTAAGTCCCTCTTGCAGCTGTCGGATCCTCAACATAATCTGTTGTTCTCTGAACGAATACAGTATGATGATATCATCGAGTTGTTTTAGAGGATCGACATTCACCCTCTCAATCGCTTCAGCTTGTTCCGGAGTTAATGCGTCCATCCATAAAGATTGATACTCACCTGTTTTAACAGCATTCGTGTTATGAACAGGAGCAGCTCCACCCCGATTTCCAACAGCATTTTTATTTCCGATAGGAGCTCCACCACCGATATTGCCAACGGCGTTCTTATTTCCGATAGGAGCACCCTTTTTCTTCTCATTAGTAACGTTACCTTTGGATTCAATAGTAACGTTACCATTCAAACGATCATCCCATTTGTCTTGGTTTTTCCACTTGCGAATTTGAATATCAGACAGTCCTAGCTCAGCAGCTATATCCTTTAACAGCTTTTTGCCGCCGGATGCTTGCCATATATCAAATGCTTTACCACGATCAGGACTTCTTGCGCGGGCCATTACATGATCACCCACCTCCGAAATAAAAGAACAGCCAATGGAGGCTGTTTTAAATTAATCAATGCTTTTGCTCAACTTTCTCATATGTAGCTTCAAATATATCTGGCTTGCATGGATATTTCTCACCTTTTACGCCGGTTATTATGTAATCACCTGGTGAAACTTCCATGTCACCTTCTAACGTACTGATATAATACTTTCCGTTCGGTTCAACCCATTTCTTTAATCCATCAAACACAATATCTCCACCCGGATTTACACCATCTATGTGTTTGCCAGGAAACCATTGTTCAGCTTCAACAACGACAGGTTTTTTACGATACTTTGCCATTTCAATTACCCTCTTCCGAAAATTGAAAAAGCCACTCATTTGAGTGACTTTGAACTATGACCCATTCTTTTGTGTAGCGAGTTTAAACAGTTGCTTGTTATTTGTATCTAACGAGAGATTGACTAAGTGATCTTTTATCAAATCGTCAGCTACCTTCGAATTAACCACGCTTGCAAACTCAATATCACTCTCACATACCCACCAACTATCTTTTCGTTGCGGAACCCGAACGCAATAGTTTTGGAAATGGTCAATGTGTCGATCGACGACCTGCACTATTCCAGCAGAATTTATAGGCAATCCTAAATTTAATGTATCAGCTATAATTACCACTTCATTCCCGGGCTTAAATTTCATGGATAATCCCTCTTCCCATTCGCAACTAAAGGAATTTCAGTATTAATTACCAAATATTCGCTAGTGTTTAAGTTTGTTTTCAGTGATGTCCGATCCAACCGCCAATACGATGGCAAAGCACGTCACGCCCTCTAATTTCCTTCATGAAGCGACATTTATAACATATTTTAGTGTCAATCGATCTGCCTGTTTCTGGGCATTTACCTGATATACGTTCTCTCTGCTGCTTATAAAAATTTCTCCAGTAGGCATCATCACGTTTGATAGCTTCCCGTTCCTTCTGTGTTAAATGAAACGTCCCTTTCCCAACGCAATCACTCCCTGGAAAAAAATAATAAGCACCCAAAAGGATGCATTTGACTTACCCATATCTAATATTTTGGTGAACTCGGCTAATTGCCAAATCCTTAGTTGCAGTGAGAGTTTGCAGGCTGTTTTAAAAATGAGTTACACATTCACGCAAAATGGTGAATTTATATTTTAAATCGCTTCAACGCTTGGTCCATCGTGTCCTGATTAATGCCGATGTAACGTAAAGTAATGCTCGGCGATGAGTGATTAAAAATCTCCTGCAGCAATGCCACATCTTTTGTCTGCTGATAAAAATGGTACCCAAACGTCTTTCGTAACGTGTGAGTACCAATTTCCTCTAAACCGAATATATTTGCAATCTCATTCAACATCTTATATGCTCGACTGCGGCCAATCGGTTTGTTCTTACCTTGTCTGCTTCGTATGAGATATTGATGATCATCTTTACCTTCGATGAATGATTTAAGTTCTCGTTTTAATATCGGGCTAATTTGAATACGTTTTTGTTTACCTGTTTTGGTTTCACGTAAGCTGATATGAGATCCCTTCATGTCGCCAACTTTAAGTTTGAGAATGTCCGATATCCGCAGGCCTGTATAAATACCAACAAGAAACATAATGTAATTGCGCTCATTCGTTTTCTTAAGATAACGTTTGATCTCATCCAAAGTATCCGTATCGCGAATCGGCTGCACGAAGTTCACTCATATCACCTCGCTTCCAAATAAAAAAATCGCCGCATATAGTGACTTTACTACTATTTATAAAACAAAAAGAAGTGGATCACCCTTGAATCGGAAGCTAAGTGATCTACTTCTTTCTAACAATTGAATCATTACGTTTTAAGATGCCGGTGAGGATTTGCACCTTACATAAGGGCTTTTTCGCTTGGATCTCGGTTCCTCGGGATTTCCGCCCGTTCCCTTACCGCGCCCGTTGCCATTATATTTTGGGCGTGGACAGCAGTGCGCACTCACTGGTTCCTAGGTTCTTTCATCCTCTCAAAAGGAATCCTAGTGGCTGTTAATTCAGCTCGTACTGAATGGCCCAGTCTTCATCCTCTCACACCTAGCGTCTACCTTTTCCGCCACAGCATCCAATGCTATTATATCACAAAAAGCATCTCTCCCCACCATAGAGATGCTTCGCTTCCTACCAAAGCTCAGGAAGCACCCGTTCACCGGCCCCAAACACCGCTGGTGAACTTGGCATTCACTTTTTACTGCCCAGCCTGCTTTTGCGTTGTAACACGCAATGGCTATGATATGCGCAAGTAAGCATGAATATGTCGGCAGTACAATAAATCAGGCGCCCGTATGGACGCCATCAGAAAGGGGTTAGGATCATCGGTGAAATCTTCGACACTATCATCATACCACGCCCTATATTGTTTTTTACCCACACGTTTCTGCCATATTTACCATCACTTTTCTTTCACTTCCCTGCCATTATTTTTGCTCATGCATGACCTCAATCCTTAAACTAAACGCTAATTTGTAAATTGCCCTTGCCTTCACACGATAATATTTTCGTTCACTTAAAGATAATTCTGTAGCCACGCAATAATCTGGAATTTCGTCTTGTTCGAGATATTTCTTTGTGATAATCTTTCTTTCCAATGGTCCAAGACGACCTACGGCGCGTTCCACCTGCTCCACGACCTGACGACGATGTTCATACTCATCAACGTTATAGACTGCAGCTTCCTCCACTGCGCTACGGTTGTTGTTTTGCCCGTGGATAAAGTCTGCATCCGTCCGGGGAAAGGAATGGCTAACAGGCGGCATACGCGGAACAAACCCTACCTCTTTGTAGAATCTCGCGGTCTCTAATGCACGTTCTACAGCATCTCTCGTAGCTTGTCGATCGATCTCCGGCAACTCAAAACTTAATTGTTGAACCATTGCAATCCCTCCCTTTTGTCCTTTATGACTTGTTACTCGCGCTAAATCCCTCGTATTTCACGCACCTCGGAAACATACACGCCCAGACCGTACCGCTCTTTGCTGATCCCCAACAACAACCCTTACAATGCACCGGCACTTTAACTTCAACCTTGATCTCCCGTTGAATCTTCACTGCATCACCCCGCTTAAATAAAAAGGACGCCAGCAGCCGTTTGGCTTTCTAGCGTCCTCCGGTTT
Above is a window of Fodinisporobacter ferrooxydans DNA encoding:
- the terS gene encoding phage terminase small subunit, whose translation is MARARSPDRGKAFDIWQASGGKKLLKDIAAELGLSDIQIRKWKNQDKWDDRLNGNVTIESKGNVTNEKKKGAPIGNKNAVGNIGGGAPIGNKNAVGNRGGAAPVHNTNAVKTGEYQSLWMDALTPEQAEAIERVNVDPLKQLDDIIILYSFREQQIMLRIRQLQEGLTEKQRKVLKERMSIKDIGTVYDEYSGSTTSVPFKKDELVVTEITENEFRVIDDLLKHEEALTRTTERKNKAIRDKLSYLNELEKIEIAKERLRIELEQKGLSGGENLSNEQQYNITQSIIESNPELVATIFGRSLENRGSKG
- a CDS encoding site-specific integrase, with protein sequence MNFVQPIRDTDTLDEIKRYLKKTNERNYIMFLVGIYTGLRISDILKLKVGDMKGSHISLRETKTGKQKRIQISPILKRELKSFIEGKDDHQYLIRSRQGKNKPIGRSRAYKMLNEIANIFGLEEIGTHTLRKTFGYHFYQQTKDVALLQEIFNHSSPSITLRYIGINQDTMDQALKRFKI
- a CDS encoding ArpU family phage packaging/lysis transcriptional regulator gives rise to the protein MVQQLSFELPEIDRQATRDAVERALETARFYKEVGFVPRMPPVSHSFPRTDADFIHGQNNNRSAVEEAAVYNVDEYEHRRQVVEQVERAVGRLGPLERKIITKKYLEQDEIPDYCVATELSLSERKYYRVKARAIYKLAFSLRIEVMHEQK